A single window of Ignavibacteriota bacterium DNA harbors:
- the ispG gene encoding (E)-4-hydroxy-3-methylbut-2-enyl-diphosphate synthase: protein MNENKYCNSLTKYSRFITREVKVGEISIGNGNPIRVQSMTTTNTMDTIATVEQSIRMINAGCELVRITAPSINEAKNLKNIKEELHKRGYNVPLIADIHFTPNAAEEAARIVEKVRVNPGNYIDKKKFQQIDYTDLEYEEEIERIRVKFSPLVKICKEYGTAMRIGTNHGSLSDRIMSRYGDTPLGMVESALEFLRICEDLNYHQIILSMKASNPQVMVQAYRLLVNKMIAERMNYPLHLGVTEAGDGEDGRIKSALGIGALLEDGLGDTIRVSLTEEPEHEIPVALALVNRYANRIPHKEIPEIINLPYDPFSYLKIPAYPINNFGDKNSPRVIAEISNKEIINEDLLKLGLTYLSDLDKWNIGDQAPDYIFAGDQNVNTNLPESLDIIQNYDTWLQNPNKSKFHPYFDFNNFLSLEEISPILNFIEINIDNISDERFARLKDKKNSVLVITTDNKHALAELRRIFIELMNLGFGHPIVIKREYNVNDFENLQLYAATDLGSLFIEGFGDGVWLTNKKIDFLPEEINRTLFGILQAARVRISKTEYIACPSCGRTLFDLVEVTNKIRERTGHLKGVKIGIMGCIVNGPGEMADADYGYVGSGPGKITLYRGKEVIKKSISSELAVDGLIDLIKEDGNWVEPIN from the coding sequence ATGAATGAAAATAAATATTGTAATTCACTAACAAAATACAGCAGATTTATTACGCGGGAAGTTAAAGTCGGAGAAATTTCAATCGGAAACGGAAATCCGATTCGCGTTCAATCCATGACGACCACAAACACAATGGATACAATCGCGACTGTTGAGCAATCAATTAGAATGATTAATGCGGGATGCGAATTAGTTAGAATAACCGCGCCAAGTATTAATGAAGCTAAAAATTTAAAAAATATAAAAGAAGAATTGCACAAACGAGGTTATAATGTGCCGCTAATTGCGGATATTCACTTTACTCCAAATGCCGCAGAAGAAGCCGCAAGAATTGTTGAAAAAGTTAGAGTTAATCCCGGAAATTATATAGATAAAAAGAAGTTTCAGCAAATTGATTATACCGATTTGGAATATGAAGAAGAAATTGAAAGAATCAGAGTTAAATTTTCTCCGCTCGTAAAAATCTGCAAAGAATACGGAACCGCTATGCGCATTGGCACAAACCACGGTTCGCTTTCTGATAGAATTATGAGCAGATACGGCGATACTCCACTTGGAATGGTTGAATCCGCGCTTGAGTTTTTAAGAATTTGCGAAGATTTAAATTATCACCAAATTATACTTTCAATGAAAGCAAGTAATCCGCAAGTTATGGTTCAAGCTTATAGATTGCTTGTGAACAAAATGATTGCAGAAAGAATGAACTATCCTCTTCATCTTGGAGTTACTGAAGCAGGAGACGGAGAAGACGGAAGAATTAAATCCGCGTTAGGAATTGGCGCTTTGCTTGAAGACGGCCTCGGAGATACAATTCGCGTTTCTTTAACCGAAGAGCCTGAACATGAAATTCCCGTTGCTTTAGCTTTGGTAAATAGATACGCAAACAGAATTCCGCATAAAGAAATTCCGGAAATAATTAATCTTCCTTACGATCCTTTCAGTTATTTAAAAATTCCTGCTTACCCAATAAATAATTTTGGAGATAAGAATTCACCTCGAGTTATTGCGGAAATATCAAATAAGGAAATCATTAACGAGGATCTTTTAAAACTTGGTTTAACTTATTTATCCGATTTGGATAAATGGAATATCGGCGATCAAGCTCCTGATTATATTTTTGCCGGCGATCAAAATGTAAATACAAATTTACCCGAAAGCTTGGATATCATTCAAAATTATGACACTTGGTTACAAAATCCCAATAAATCTAAATTTCATCCATATTTCGATTTTAATAATTTCTTATCGCTTGAAGAAATTTCTCCAATTTTAAATTTTATTGAAATTAATATTGACAATATTTCTGATGAAAGATTCGCAAGGTTGAAGGATAAGAAGAATTCGGTTTTGGTAATTACAACCGACAATAAACACGCGCTTGCCGAATTGAGAAGAATTTTTATTGAACTAATGAATTTGGGTTTTGGTCATCCAATAGTTATTAAGCGCGAATATAATGTTAATGATTTTGAGAATTTACAGTTATACGCCGCAACCGATTTGGGAAGTTTATTTATTGAAGGATTCGGAGACGGAGTTTGGTTAACGAATAAAAAAATCGATTTTTTACCCGAAGAAATTAACAGAACTTTATTCGGCATTCTTCAGGCTGCACGAGTAAGAATTTCTAAAACAGAATATATCGCTTGTCCTTCTTGCGGAAGAACGCTTTTTGATTTGGTTGAAGTAACAAATAAAATAAGAGAAAGAACCGGACACTTAAAAGGCGTTAAAATTGGAATAATGGGCTGCATTGTAAATGGTCCCGGAGAAATGGCGGATGCAGATTACGGTTATGTTGGTTCCGGTCCGGGAAAAATTACACTTTACAGAGGGAAAGAAGTAATTAAAAAAAGCATTTCTTCGGAGTTGGCGGTTGATGGATTAATAGATTTAATTAAAGAAGATGGTAATTGGGTCGAGCCAATAAATTAG
- the ruvA gene encoding Holliday junction branch migration protein RuvA: MIGYLTGKIISKKPTQILLDVNDVGFLVNISLNTFEKISETEGKISLYTYLSVKEDSLTLFGFYSISEKELFEALISMNGIGPKLAQNILSGISVEELKSAILTKNLARLVSIPGIGRKTAERMLIELREKMEKVSDQSYEKGGLSFTTKDDAVAALTGLGYNQKIADKIVRDLISQNPQISLEDLIKDSLKGLSK; encoded by the coding sequence ATGATTGGATATTTAACAGGAAAAATAATTTCTAAAAAACCGACTCAAATTTTACTTGACGTAAATGACGTAGGGTTTTTAGTAAACATTTCACTTAATACATTTGAAAAAATTTCTGAAACCGAGGGAAAAATTTCATTGTATACATACTTATCCGTAAAAGAAGATTCACTAACTTTGTTTGGATTTTACTCAATTTCGGAAAAAGAGCTTTTTGAAGCCTTGATAAGTATGAATGGCATTGGACCAAAACTTGCGCAAAATATATTGTCGGGAATTTCAGTGGAAGAATTAAAAAGCGCGATTCTCACAAAAAATCTAGCCCGTTTGGTTTCAATTCCCGGAATTGGCAGAAAAACTGCAGAAAGAATGTTGATTGAATTAAGAGAAAAAATGGAAAAAGTTTCAGATCAATCATATGAGAAAGGCGGTTTATCTTTTACCACTAAAGATGACGCGGTTGCCGCTCTAACCGGATTAGGTTATAATCAAAAAATTGCTGATAAGATTGTTAGAGATTTAATTTCGCAAAATCCGCAAATTTCATTGGAAGACTTAATAAAAGATTCCTTAAAAGGCTTGAGTAAATAA
- the nrfH gene encoding cytochrome c nitrite reductase small subunit: MTDKINKIIQYIIPPPSWKLPVAILMGIFVGLIIYVLNISNAVSYLSDKPETCVNCHVMYPEYASWERGSHGRVAGCNDCHVPQDNIIRKYLFKASDGLRHASMFTFRLEPQVIRIKNAGRAVVQENCIRCHSNYLHPISLRSINAQSIYDGIDGVCWDCHRETPHGRVHSLASAQNIIKPEYKPVVSEWIFKNMNKK; the protein is encoded by the coding sequence ATGACTGATAAAATAAATAAAATTATTCAGTATATCATTCCTCCACCTAGCTGGAAACTCCCTGTTGCAATTTTAATGGGAATATTTGTAGGATTGATAATATACGTACTCAATATATCAAACGCGGTTTCATATTTATCAGACAAACCGGAAACATGCGTTAATTGTCATGTTATGTATCCGGAATATGCAAGCTGGGAAAGGGGAAGTCATGGACGAGTTGCCGGCTGCAACGATTGTCATGTGCCTCAGGATAACATAATTAGAAAATATTTATTTAAAGCTAGTGACGGATTAAGGCATGCTTCTATGTTTACATTTCGACTTGAGCCGCAGGTAATAAGAATAAAAAATGCCGGCAGAGCTGTTGTGCAGGAAAACTGTATCAGGTGTCATTCAAATTATCTGCATCCTATTTCTTTAAGATCAATTAACGCGCAAAGCATTTATGATGGAATTGACGGCGTATGTTGGGATTGCCATAGAGAAACTCCGCACGGAAGAGTTCACAGTTTGGCATCAGCGCAAAATATAATTAAACCGGAATACAAACCTGTTGTTTCCGAATGGATATTTAAAAACATGAATAAGAAATAA
- the nrfA gene encoding ammonia-forming cytochrome c nitrite reductase: protein MKPISDKVNEKPKFGWILFLVTVIIVLIIAFFATSIFERKNEAYYTLQMVKPIPDGESRNEVWGESFPREYETYRKTLETGFASKHGGSVKRDYLQQYPELVIMWAGYGFSKDYNQGRGHAYAVTDIRNTLRTGGANTDPMPSTCWTCKSPDVPRVMEKIGIAEFYKGTWKEKGAEIVNSIGCMDCHDNKTMALKISRPALVEAFERQGKKMKDFSRQEMRSLVCAQCHVEYYFKKETNYLTFPWDKGFSADDMEKYYDEIEFVDWTHKLSKAPMLKAQHPDYELFKTGIHAKRGVSCADCHMPYKSEGGVKFTDHHAQSPLANIANSCQVCHREETETLLRDVYERQDKIEELRRIAERNLAAAHLEAKAAWDNGAKEEEMKPALKLIRHAQWRWDWVAAANGLGFHSPVEAMRVLGTSIEKAKDARKELAIILVKLGVKYPIELPDISTKEKAQKVIDLDMEALRKDKEEFLKTTAVEWDKEAKVRQGNLLKN from the coding sequence ATGAAACCAATAAGCGACAAAGTAAATGAAAAACCAAAATTTGGTTGGATACTTTTTTTAGTAACAGTGATTATAGTTTTAATAATTGCATTTTTTGCTACGTCAATATTTGAAAGAAAGAACGAAGCATATTATACATTACAAATGGTAAAACCAATACCTGATGGAGAATCAAGAAATGAAGTTTGGGGAGAGAGTTTTCCAAGAGAATATGAAACATATAGAAAAACTTTAGAAACAGGATTTGCAAGTAAACATGGCGGATCTGTTAAAAGAGACTATTTACAGCAATATCCTGAATTGGTTATTATGTGGGCGGGATACGGTTTTTCAAAAGACTATAATCAAGGCAGAGGCCATGCTTATGCGGTTACAGATATTAGAAATACTCTAAGAACTGGCGGAGCAAATACTGATCCGATGCCCTCAACATGTTGGACGTGTAAAAGTCCGGATGTTCCGAGAGTTATGGAAAAAATCGGTATTGCCGAATTTTATAAAGGCACATGGAAAGAAAAAGGAGCTGAAATTGTTAATTCAATTGGCTGTATGGATTGTCATGATAATAAAACAATGGCGCTAAAAATTTCAAGACCCGCATTGGTTGAAGCATTTGAAAGACAAGGGAAAAAAATGAAGGATTTCAGCAGGCAGGAAATGAGATCGCTTGTCTGCGCACAATGCCATGTTGAATACTATTTCAAAAAAGAAACAAACTATCTAACATTTCCATGGGATAAAGGATTTTCAGCTGATGACATGGAAAAATATTATGATGAAATTGAATTTGTTGATTGGACGCATAAACTCAGTAAAGCGCCAATGTTAAAAGCGCAACACCCTGATTATGAATTGTTTAAAACCGGGATTCATGCCAAAAGAGGGGTCTCTTGCGCCGATTGTCATATGCCGTATAAAAGTGAAGGGGGAGTTAAGTTTACTGATCATCATGCACAAAGTCCTTTGGCAAATATAGCAAACTCTTGCCAAGTTTGTCACCGTGAAGAAACAGAAACGCTTTTGCGGGATGTTTATGAAAGACAGGATAAAATTGAAGAATTAAGAAGAATTGCGGAAAGAAATTTGGCCGCGGCACATTTAGAAGCAAAAGCAGCATGGGATAACGGTGCAAAAGAAGAAGAAATGAAACCGGCTTTAAAGTTAATTCGCCATGCACAATGGAGATGGGATTGGGTAGCCGCCGCAAATGGATTAGGTTTTCATTCTCCTGTTGAAGCAATGAGAGTTTTGGGTACATCAATTGAAAAAGCAAAAGACGCTAGAAAAGAACTTGCAATAATTCTAGTTAAATTGGGTGTTAAATATCCAATTGAACTACCTGATATTTCAACAAAAGAAAAAGCGCAGAAAGTTATTGATCTGGATATGGAAGCTTTAAGAAAAGATAAGGAAGAATTTTTAAAAACAACCGCTGTTGAATGGGATAAAGAGGCAAAAGTTAGGCAAGGTAATTTATTAAAAAATTAA
- a CDS encoding YebC/PmpR family DNA-binding transcriptional regulator, with the protein MSGHSKWATTKRKKAVIDAKRGKIFTKLIKEISVAVRSGGPDPDGNPRLRLVVDNAKAANMPMDNIERAIKKASGAVEGANYLEITYEGYGPGGVAVLVESVTDNKNRTVAEIRHLFSKYGGALGESNSVAWMFERKGVISLPQQGKSEDDLMELILEAGAENLLLDEEFFEITTAVEDFEKVRKTISDSNLEVENASIQWKPKNNVSVSGETSEKLMKLLEMIEDNDDVQNVYTNADFLDSE; encoded by the coding sequence ATGTCCGGTCACTCAAAATGGGCTACCACTAAAAGAAAAAAAGCAGTAATTGACGCAAAAAGAGGGAAAATTTTTACAAAACTTATAAAAGAAATTTCAGTTGCGGTTAGATCGGGCGGTCCGGATCCCGATGGAAATCCTAGATTAAGGTTGGTTGTTGATAATGCAAAAGCAGCAAATATGCCGATGGATAATATTGAAAGAGCGATTAAAAAAGCAAGCGGAGCAGTTGAAGGCGCAAATTATCTTGAAATTACTTATGAAGGATATGGACCCGGCGGAGTTGCTGTTCTAGTAGAAAGTGTTACCGATAATAAAAATAGAACAGTTGCGGAAATCAGACATTTATTCAGTAAATATGGCGGTGCTCTCGGCGAATCAAATTCAGTTGCGTGGATGTTTGAAAGAAAAGGCGTAATTTCTTTACCTCAGCAAGGAAAAAGTGAAGATGATTTGATGGAATTAATTTTAGAAGCTGGAGCTGAAAATCTTCTTTTGGATGAAGAGTTTTTTGAAATTACAACCGCGGTAGAAGATTTTGAAAAAGTTAGAAAAACAATCAGTGATTCCAATTTAGAAGTTGAAAATGCTTCAATTCAATGGAAACCGAAAAACAACGTTTCCGTAAGCGGCGAAACTTCAGAAAAATTAATGAAATTACTTGAAATGATTGAAGATAACGATGACGTTCAAAATGTTTATACCAATGCCGACTTTTTAGATTCTGAGTAA
- the ruvC gene encoding crossover junction endodeoxyribonuclease RuvC, protein MIIIGVDPGTILTGFGIIKSHKNQIEYLHSGIIKPNPKDELPQKLNFIFQELNKLIKDFSPDIFCLETAFYDKNVQSVLKIGYVRGIAMLAASNNKITFVEYSPREIKKAVVGNGSASKEQVQYMIKNLTTFNKTKFKFDETDALAAAVCHSIKISSFDSKHKSWKNFILQNPDRILNN, encoded by the coding sequence ATGATAATAATAGGTGTTGATCCCGGAACCATTTTAACCGGTTTCGGGATAATTAAATCACACAAAAACCAAATTGAATATTTACACTCCGGGATCATTAAACCAAATCCCAAAGACGAATTACCTCAAAAATTAAATTTCATTTTTCAAGAATTAAACAAACTAATTAAAGATTTTTCACCAGATATTTTTTGTTTGGAAACCGCTTTTTACGACAAAAATGTTCAATCTGTATTAAAAATTGGTTATGTACGCGGAATCGCCATGCTTGCCGCCTCCAATAATAAAATTACTTTTGTTGAGTATTCTCCAAGGGAAATTAAAAAAGCCGTTGTGGGAAACGGTTCCGCATCTAAAGAACAAGTACAATACATGATAAAAAATTTAACTACTTTTAATAAAACAAAATTTAAATTTGATGAAACCGATGCTTTGGCAGCAGCAGTATGTCACTCAATTAAAATAAGTTCATTTGATTCAAAACATAAAAGTTGGAAAAATTTTATTTTACAAAATCCGGATAGAATACTAAATAACTAA
- the recJ gene encoding single-stranded-DNA-specific exonuclease RecJ: MMKKKWTLKDPPEKSKILALADSLNISTILANLLIQRGVTNFFEAKVYFRPDLDTIHDPYLMSDMEKAANRVISALTNNERICVYGDYDVDGTCSASLMYLFLKELGANVYVYIPNRLTEGYGLSRDGIDNVKNDNVNLIITVDCGITAVDEVAYANTYGIDTIICDHHQPKEQLPNAYAILDPLKPGCNYPFKYLSGAGVAFKLARAVADRFGKKEMVFKYLDLVALAGAADIVPLVDENRILVRAGIEQINENPRPGIKALIKTAKMELGNLSAGQIVFTIAPRINAVGRLGDAYRAVELFNADNYEDAERLAKVLEHENLERRKIDEVTFSHALELIDHIKDFNNSLGIVLHHDNWHPGVVGIVASRLVEKFYRPAIMLTTIDGVAKGSARSITGFDIYEALEECKDLLIQFGGHKAAAGLELPIDKIDEFRIRFNSFLSRSLNEEDIIPEIKIDAKISLSEITPKFVRVLEQFAPFGPGNMRPVFLSENVKIVTAPKIVGSNHFVTTFCQNGTDKVFDAIGFNLGKFVSDFENNNNNLVDIVFTIEKIVRDGRTYPQIRVKDIILKN; this comes from the coding sequence ATAATGAAAAAGAAATGGACACTTAAAGACCCACCGGAAAAAAGCAAAATACTTGCATTGGCCGATAGCCTAAACATTTCAACGATATTGGCTAACTTATTAATTCAAAGAGGCGTAACAAATTTCTTTGAAGCAAAAGTTTATTTCAGGCCCGATCTTGATACAATACATGATCCGTATTTAATGTCGGATATGGAAAAAGCGGCAAACCGAGTTATAAGTGCGTTAACAAATAATGAAAGGATCTGTGTTTACGGCGATTATGATGTTGACGGAACCTGCTCTGCCTCATTGATGTATTTATTTCTTAAAGAATTAGGCGCAAATGTTTATGTATATATTCCAAATAGATTGACAGAAGGTTACGGTTTATCTAGGGACGGAATTGACAATGTAAAAAATGATAATGTTAATTTAATTATTACTGTTGATTGCGGAATTACCGCTGTTGATGAAGTTGCATACGCAAATACTTATGGAATCGATACAATTATTTGTGATCATCATCAGCCTAAGGAACAATTACCAAATGCATATGCTATTCTGGATCCTTTAAAACCAGGCTGCAATTATCCATTTAAATATCTTTCAGGGGCGGGAGTTGCTTTTAAATTAGCTCGTGCCGTTGCTGATAGATTCGGCAAAAAGGAAATGGTCTTTAAATATTTGGATTTAGTTGCCTTGGCTGGTGCCGCAGACATAGTTCCATTAGTTGATGAAAACAGAATTTTAGTTAGAGCCGGTATTGAACAAATTAACGAGAATCCAAGGCCTGGAATAAAAGCTTTAATTAAAACCGCTAAAATGGAATTAGGCAATTTATCGGCGGGACAAATTGTTTTTACAATAGCACCAAGAATTAATGCCGTAGGCAGATTGGGAGATGCCTACAGAGCAGTTGAATTATTTAATGCCGATAACTATGAAGATGCTGAAAGATTGGCTAAAGTACTTGAGCATGAAAATCTTGAAAGAAGAAAAATTGATGAAGTTACTTTTTCACACGCGCTTGAATTAATTGACCACATTAAAGATTTTAATAATAGTTTGGGCATTGTTCTTCATCATGATAATTGGCATCCTGGCGTTGTTGGAATTGTTGCTTCAAGATTAGTTGAAAAATTTTATCGCCCCGCTATAATGCTAACAACAATTGATGGAGTTGCAAAAGGTTCGGCAAGAAGCATTACCGGTTTTGATATTTACGAAGCTTTGGAAGAATGTAAAGACCTTTTAATTCAGTTTGGCGGACATAAAGCAGCTGCAGGATTGGAACTTCCTATTGATAAAATTGATGAATTTAGAATTAGATTTAACAGCTTTTTAAGCAGAAGTTTAAACGAAGAAGATATTATTCCCGAAATAAAAATTGACGCAAAAATTTCATTAAGTGAAATAACACCCAAATTTGTTCGTGTTCTTGAACAATTTGCGCCTTTTGGACCGGGTAATATGCGACCCGTTTTCCTTTCTGAAAATGTTAAAATCGTTACTGCTCCAAAAATTGTTGGCAGTAATCATTTTGTTACTACATTTTGTCAAAACGGAACAGATAAAGTTTTTGATGCAATTGGATTTAATTTAGGTAAATTTGTAAGTGATTTTGAAAATAATAATAATAATCTTGTAGATATTGTTTTTACTATTGAAAAAATTGTCCGCGATGGAAGAACATATCCGCAAATTAGAGTTAAAGATATAATTTTAAAGAATTAA
- a CDS encoding Nif3-like dinuclear metal center hexameric protein, which produces MLTKHIIEHIENWAPPAISWDKDNVGLQIGSKKIKIKNIFLCLELTENALKQALQKNCNLIFTHHPFLFKPLKKIDFSSDPKSKLIETLIKKNITIYSAHTNLDFTKDGVSFELAKVLELENIVFLENQNSNQYKVVVFVPQDNIDKLSESLFDAGAGIIGEYEKCSFKLDGKGTFLGNEKTNPAMGKKQKFENVNEVRLELLVDSWKLKNVIAALKNNHPYEQPAYDIYSLKNENVNYGFGAIGNLKHGMNKTEFLKHVSKKLKINSLRYSDIEQNKKINKVAVCGGSGSELLNSAIQNKADAFVTADVKYHTFHDAENKILFVDAGHYETEIHSLNAVKRKLEKFISEKSEKIKIYSYNGSTNPVKYFNNERS; this is translated from the coding sequence ATGCTAACAAAACACATTATTGAACATATTGAAAATTGGGCGCCGCCGGCAATTTCTTGGGATAAAGATAATGTCGGTTTGCAGATTGGCTCAAAGAAAATAAAAATAAAAAATATTTTTCTTTGTTTGGAATTAACCGAAAATGCCTTAAAGCAAGCCCTTCAAAAAAATTGCAATTTAATTTTTACCCATCATCCTTTTTTGTTCAAACCTTTAAAAAAAATAGACTTTTCGTCCGATCCAAAATCCAAACTGATTGAAACTCTTATTAAGAAAAACATTACGATTTATTCGGCTCATACAAATTTAGATTTTACAAAAGACGGCGTAAGTTTTGAACTCGCAAAAGTTTTAGAATTAGAGAATATAGTTTTTTTGGAAAATCAAAATTCAAATCAGTACAAAGTTGTTGTTTTTGTTCCGCAAGATAATATCGATAAATTATCCGAATCCTTGTTTGATGCCGGTGCGGGAATTATTGGCGAATATGAAAAATGCAGTTTTAAATTAGACGGAAAAGGGACTTTTTTAGGTAATGAAAAAACAAATCCGGCTATGGGAAAAAAGCAGAAATTTGAAAATGTAAATGAAGTTAGGCTGGAATTATTGGTAGATTCCTGGAAGTTGAAAAATGTGATTGCAGCGTTAAAAAATAATCACCCTTATGAACAGCCGGCTTACGATATATATAGTCTTAAAAATGAAAATGTAAATTACGGATTTGGCGCAATAGGAAATTTGAAACACGGTATGAATAAAACCGAATTCCTAAAACACGTCTCAAAAAAATTGAAAATCAATAGTCTTAGATATTCCGATATTGAACAAAATAAAAAAATTAATAAAGTCGCTGTTTGCGGAGGAAGCGGATCAGAGCTTCTTAATTCCGCGATTCAAAATAAAGCCGACGCTTTTGTAACCGCTGATGTTAAGTATCACACATTTCATGATGCCGAAAATAAAATTTTATTCGTTGATGCCGGGCATTATGAAACAGAAATTCATTCTCTTAATGCTGTAAAAAGAAAATTAGAAAAATTCATTTCTGAAAAATCAGAAAAAATAAAAATTTATAGTTACAACGGATCTACCAATCCGGTTAAATATTTTAATAACGAAAGGAGCTAA
- a CDS encoding alginate export family protein, which produces MKKILLIISFLLAGYGLILAQSNYEITGQIRPRFQMDNKNFNGKIPSSNFTELRTRLGIKISPIENLSGFVQIQDSRIFGTEPSTLDPIDNIDLHQAYFTLNKIFSLPINLKIGRMELSYGPQRLIGAVDWSNIGRSFDGGLVQFSSEKVDIDLFTAKLNEKFNPADSLDNNLIGFYADLKIVENYKIQPFLINENVMKEDGNRTTFGAYINGNINNFSHEVEAAYQFGSLSNEIEISAYMLALNLNYKIESQLKPSIGGGIDFLSGDDGNDINTTKVFNTLYATNHKYYGFMDYFVNIPSNTMGLGLVDFHLKGEISPIEKLKTNLALHIFNSAAEYKLSNNSKLKNFGSEIDFTISYNYNSAVNFTGGFSLFFPGDIFKQVKGKDISTWTYLMAIVNL; this is translated from the coding sequence ATGAAAAAAATACTTTTAATAATTTCCTTTTTATTAGCAGGTTACGGGTTGATTTTAGCACAATCCAATTATGAAATTACGGGACAAATTAGACCAAGATTTCAAATGGATAATAAAAATTTTAACGGTAAAATTCCTTCAAGTAATTTTACGGAATTAAGAACACGCTTGGGAATTAAAATATCTCCTATAGAAAATCTTTCCGGATTTGTTCAAATTCAAGATTCCAGAATTTTTGGAACCGAACCGAGCACGCTTGATCCAATTGATAATATCGATTTACATCAAGCATATTTTACATTAAATAAAATATTCTCTCTTCCTATAAATCTTAAAATTGGAAGAATGGAATTATCATACGGACCACAGCGTTTAATAGGTGCAGTCGACTGGAGCAATATCGGCAGAAGTTTTGACGGCGGTTTAGTTCAATTCAGTTCTGAAAAAGTAGACATTGATTTATTCACTGCAAAATTGAATGAAAAATTCAATCCGGCAGATTCATTAGATAATAATTTAATTGGTTTTTATGCAGATTTGAAAATTGTAGAGAACTATAAAATTCAGCCGTTTTTAATTAATGAAAATGTTATGAAAGAAGACGGTAACAGAACAACATTCGGAGCTTATATAAATGGAAATATTAATAATTTCTCACACGAAGTTGAAGCGGCGTATCAATTTGGATCTCTTTCCAATGAAATTGAAATTTCCGCTTATATGTTAGCTTTAAACTTAAATTACAAAATAGAAAGTCAACTGAAACCGTCAATTGGAGGAGGAATTGATTTTCTAAGCGGTGATGATGGGAATGATATTAATACGACAAAAGTGTTTAATACTTTGTATGCGACAAACCATAAATATTACGGATTCATGGATTATTTTGTAAACATACCTTCTAACACAATGGGCTTGGGTTTAGTCGATTTTCATCTTAAAGGAGAAATTTCTCCTATTGAAAAACTTAAAACAAATTTGGCATTGCATATATTTAATTCCGCCGCAGAATATAAATTATCCAATAACTCAAAGCTTAAAAATTTTGGATCAGAAATTGATTTTACAATTTCTTATAATTATAATTCAGCAGTAAACTTTACCGGTGGTTTTTCTCTCTTTTTTCCAGGCGATATCTTCAAACAAGTGAAAGGAAAAGATATTTCAACTTGGACATACCTAATGGCTATTGTAAATCTTTAG